A genomic region of Notamacropus eugenii isolate mMacEug1 chromosome 3, mMacEug1.pri_v2, whole genome shotgun sequence contains the following coding sequences:
- the LOC140533213 gene encoding stimulated by retinoic acid gene 8 protein-like — MKESLNLEDGKASTLEEVKAEYAMMYFNNHSMTSEAMGENGETIWYLIQELDREAVEEEEERRDEFSNLSSITSSPDLLEFERYLYFYKQTVDLLIQNGIISLEQVSLPIVSTVISHLWQELPEEKRESILQACVQRQSSFVNAKAPFQEPEYLAEDSVKDSGVGSQEANESLVSTPEEILFEDAFDVAAGVSSPSSVFAGCSSENPEENNHLYVQIISFFKGLFCANTQLPQEEAIPLDDETVMLRCTETFDEDL; from the exons ATGAAAG AATCCTTAAACCTGGAAGATGGAAAGGCATCCACTTTAGAGGAGGTCAAAGCAGAGTATGCCATGATGTACTTCAACAATCACAG CATGACATCAGAAGCCATGGGTGAGAATGGTGAAACAATCTGGTACCTGATTCAAGAGCTTGACAGAGAAGctgtggaggaggaagaagagaggagagatgagttTTCCAACTTGTCCTCGATTACCTCATCTCCTGACTTGTTGGAATTTGAACG aTATCTCTACTTCTACAAGCAGACAGTGGACCTTCTGATCCAGAATGGAATCATCTCCCTTGAGCAGGTGTCCCTGCCCATTGTCTCTACAGTCATCTCCCATCTGTGGCAAGAGCTtccagaagagaagagagaaagtatcCTCCAGGCCTGCGTTCAGAGACAAAGCAGCTTTGTCAATGCAAAGGCTCCCTTCCAGGAGCCTGAGTATCTTGCTGAGGACAGTGTGAAGGACAGTGGAGTTGGCAGCCAAGAGGCCAATGAATCCCTGGTCTCCACTCCAGAGGAG ATCCTGTTTGAAGATGCGTTTGATGTGGCCGCAGGTGTCTCCAGCCCCAG TTCAGTGTTCGCAGGTTGCAGCTCAGAAAATCCAGAGGAAAACAACCATCTCTATGTGCAGATCATCAGTTTCTTTAAGGGCCTTTTCTGTGCTAACACACAGTTGCCACAG GAAGAAGCCATCCCACTTGATGATGAGACCGTGATGCTAAGGTGCACTGAAACCTTTGATGAGGACTTATAA